One window from the genome of Fulvivirga lutea encodes:
- a CDS encoding alpha/beta fold hydrolase: MIFRIAAISAFVFLLVFQSKAQKVKEFFHVKVEGDELPVYLRGNTSSKKIIIFVQGGPGENAIDFGRSNYPYWKESLEKEVFIAYYDQRGLNKPARKIDQAMISYHQYGKDILALARYLKEKYKSKIYVMGHSAGGDFVSKALVDFPDESQELIEAVILSNTPLTADFNAERYQLYRPTYLKNLAKEKILAGQDDQYWQVALDWIESIDSLQSVEHIRQWNKYVNSAFEPTKRKITPGMVFKVIFSRPYNPIKYIKRNDNDLVDDLLWEDRLNSNCFELYPKIQHNVLLISGRYDDIAPPEEMADAQKLIRNSKIEIIPNAGHESFLDQPNIFNKLVLEFIKN; the protein is encoded by the coding sequence ATGATCTTTAGAATAGCAGCTATTAGTGCTTTTGTATTTCTATTAGTATTTCAGTCAAAAGCTCAAAAAGTGAAAGAGTTTTTTCACGTAAAAGTTGAAGGAGATGAATTGCCAGTTTACTTAAGAGGAAATACATCAAGTAAGAAGATTATAATTTTTGTACAGGGCGGTCCTGGAGAAAATGCCATAGACTTTGGAAGATCTAATTACCCCTACTGGAAAGAAAGCTTAGAAAAAGAGGTGTTTATTGCTTATTATGACCAACGCGGACTAAACAAACCTGCACGAAAAATTGATCAAGCTATGATCAGTTATCACCAATATGGGAAGGATATTTTGGCATTAGCGAGATATCTAAAGGAGAAATATAAGTCGAAAATTTATGTGATGGGTCATAGTGCAGGTGGCGATTTTGTGTCCAAAGCCTTAGTTGATTTTCCAGATGAATCGCAAGAACTAATTGAGGCTGTTATTTTGAGTAATACCCCGCTGACCGCTGATTTTAATGCAGAGCGGTATCAATTATACAGACCTACTTACCTAAAGAATTTGGCTAAAGAAAAAATTTTGGCAGGTCAAGATGATCAATATTGGCAAGTGGCTTTGGATTGGATTGAATCAATAGACTCCCTTCAGTCGGTAGAACACATCAGACAATGGAATAAATATGTAAATAGTGCATTTGAGCCTACAAAAAGAAAAATAACCCCTGGAATGGTTTTTAAAGTAATATTCTCAAGACCCTATAATCCAATAAAATACATAAAAAGAAATGATAATGATTTAGTGGACGATCTATTATGGGAAGATCGATTGAATTCCAATTGCTTCGAATTGTACCCAAAAATTCAACACAATGTTTTATTGATATCAGGTAGGTATGATGATATTGCACCGCCTGAGGAAATGGCAGACGCCCAAAAATTAATTCGTAATTCTAAGATAGAAATAATCCCAAATGCCGGTCATGAGTCTTTTCTTGACCAGCCGAATATATTTAACAAATTAGTACTTGAATTCATAAAAAATTAA